CTCTCTGGTTCTGGCTGAGTCACAGCACACACTAACCGGCCTGGCTCTTTCTCACGGCCAGCTTGAAGCCTGAACACTAGAAAAGGAGTCACACCAACGGCTACCCCTAGGTGGGGCTGTTCCAAAAAAATCACAAGCAAGGTCCACAATGGGATTCTTTCCCATCAGAGAGCCAGTTGAGGGCAGAGAACTCAGAGAATGAGCCCTGAAGAGCCCCAGATGTCAGGGGTGAGAATAGAGATGGGTTGAGTTTAAAAAGAAGGatctgagctgggcctggtgacacAGAACTGTAACCTCAGctaccagggaggctgaggcaggaacatcTTCAAGTTCAAGAACTACCTGGgctcgaggccaacctgggccattTAGCGAGACTCGGTCTCAAAATAAAACTAGGTTGGGAATCTAGCTTGTCGGGagaagagtacttgcctagcatgtgtgaggctctaggttcaatcccaagtcatacacacacacatataaacacacacacacacacacacacacacagaaaggcgGGCCCAGTTCCCAATCCTTCACCGTCTCTTAGCATTTCTCCCCGACTGTTCTAACTGACGATCCTCCGACTCTGACTCCCGAATCAAGGCGCAAGTCTCTCATAGACCCAGTCTTCTTCCCCTTGGTGGGTCATGGGCCCCAAAGAGGAGTCTCCTGTCGGGAGGCCTCGCCGGAAGACAATGCGGTCGTGTAGGCGGTTGGTTTGGCCTTGCCAGAACTCCATCACGTGGGGGTACAGGATGTAGCCCCCCCTAGAAGAAGAAGTAGAGGTTTACCAGTCCTCCTTTCACCTCTCATCCCAAGTTTTCTTGAAGCAGGAAGCTGCTGGGATGCACCTGGTCAGAGCTGCCCAGAGGAACAGATCTGTAATTCCACAGGCTGGGTCCTAGTGTCCCTCTCTGGAAGACCACCGGGCATCACTCACCAGTACTTTGGCTTGGGCACCTCCTGCTCCTGGTAGAGCTGCTTCAGTTCCTcgtttttctttctcagatacTGTTCAAGGTaaggaggtggagggagaggcaggCTCAGTTAATGATTCATTTAAGGACTTACAAGCATGTGTTCTGGGCCAGACAGAGGAGGCCGTTTCCCATCCCCCTCCCCACGGCCGATCATCCTTTTCTCTTTGCAGCATCTGGGGATGAGTGTGGGCCCCCACTGCCAAGAGCCCTTTGCAGGAGTCCCACTCACCTCCCGATCAGGGATCACAGAACTCTGGCGACTGACCACGGCTCCAATCTGGCTGCTTTTGGGGCGGGAGTGGAAGTAGCATTCGGCCTCCTCCTCGGGCAGCCTCGTCACAGGACCCTCCACTCGCACCTGTGCACAGATGACCCTGACTGGGCGGCGGGAGAAGCCACCAGCAAGTCCTACCCGTGGTGAAGGCCGTTTCTCTCATTCGTCCCTGTATTTGCTGCCCCACCCCTCCTGGCTCCAAGTAGACCAGTGCAGAGCTGTGGGAGAGGCAGAGAGTCTAGGCCAATGCAGGGCACAGACCTTCATCTGGGAGACCTTCCCTAGGCTCATCCACAGATCCATCCCTATCCACTCTGCCTATCCAGGGGATACTCACCTGTCTGTTAAGGGGTTCCCAGTAGAAGACAAGGGAGGCAAAGGGGTTGGAGTCctgaaaacaaaagagaaccCGTGGACATCCCTCAGAAGaggatgcctcctccagcaatgcgGGGGGAAGGCAGGAGCTATGCACTGAGCAACCACAAGCAGAGGCAGTCACTGTCTTATCTCGTTTAAACCCTCAAAGGGAGGCCTCTGGTTATAGATGTAAGACAGCCTCAGAGAGGTCAAGTCGCATGCTAAAGTTTACACAGTAAGCGGTAGAGCTGGGTTTAAAACAGCCTGActggaaaaccaaccaaccaaccaaacaaccaaacaaacaagacagccTGACTCTAATGAAAGGCTTGGCTGTTTCATTCATccatgggtttttgtttttcaggtagggtcgcattttgtagctcaggctaatcttgAGCTCATGGCCTGGCAAGAAATACATGTTTTGATGAAATGAACTTGGGAGAACCACACATTTTGGACTcattatttggggctggggagttagctcagttgttaaaggtgcttggacTCATTTATTGAATGCCTATGAAATTTCAAATGCTGTGCACCTCCGGAGAGGTGCTGAGGGCCAAATACAGATAAAAAAagatatgggttggagagatggcttagcggttaaggtgcttgcctgcaaagactgaggacccacgtttgactctccagatcccatgtaagtcagaggcacaaggtgacataagcacgCAAGGTCTCACA
This is a stretch of genomic DNA from Jaculus jaculus isolate mJacJac1 chromosome 9, mJacJac1.mat.Y.cur, whole genome shotgun sequence. It encodes these proteins:
- the Pnpo gene encoding pyridoxine-5'-phosphate oxidase; the protein is MTCGLQSVAVTFRRPAAAAKHLRHLCRGGAVMDLGPMRKSYRGDREAFEESHLTSLDPMKQFASWFEEAVQCPDIGEANAMCLATCTRDGKPSARMLLLKGFGKDGFRFFTNYESRKGSELDSNPFASLVFYWEPLNRQVRVEGPVTRLPEEEAECYFHSRPKSSQIGAVVSRQSSVIPDREYLRKKNEELKQLYQEQEVPKPKYWGGYILYPHVMEFWQGQTNRLHDRIVFRRGLPTGDSSLGPMTHQGEEDWVYERLAP